The following are from one region of the Methanospirillum hungatei genome:
- a CDS encoding aldehyde dehydrogenase family protein codes for MQNGQGNNRDMISVYNPVDGSLVGTVQAGTAHDVDEAVRETGDAFLSWSRTDPPERSKILFSAAGRIRADQKNLATLLTREQGKPLKESMNEIAGFARVLEYYASISGMLRGDYGVSRQYGHMMVRREPIGVCAAIIPWNLPALIMSWKIGPVLASGNTMVLKPSSTAPLTCLTLVGHLYEAGLPPSVVRIVTGSGDEVGEALARHQDIRALSFTGAVRTGIRVAEIAAPTLKKTILELGGSDAMIVCQDADPDLAAKGAVSGRFFNCGQTCTAIKRVFVDKKISDQFIRRVREYAGALKVGNGLEKGVDMGPVHTMSQRDALHSQVEETITREMATVLCGGTLPDSSSCMGSFYHPTILTDVDPDAPVMNNEVFGPVLPISTFDSLEEAITRANATRFGLGASIWTHDMRIISKATEELKAGIVWVNQHLRIPPEVPFGGTKFSGIGRENGRYALEQYLEEKTILIQP; via the coding sequence ATGCAGAATGGACAGGGCAACAATCGCGATATGATATCTGTGTATAATCCTGTAGACGGGAGTCTTGTCGGAACGGTTCAGGCAGGAACTGCTCATGATGTTGATGAGGCGGTCCGGGAGACTGGCGATGCATTCCTGTCATGGTCCAGGACTGATCCCCCGGAGCGATCAAAAATTTTGTTTTCTGCTGCCGGAAGGATTCGGGCCGACCAGAAAAACCTTGCTACCTTATTGACCCGTGAACAGGGAAAACCCCTGAAAGAATCCATGAATGAGATCGCCGGATTTGCAAGGGTTTTAGAATACTATGCCTCAATCTCTGGAATGTTGAGGGGTGATTATGGGGTGAGCAGGCAGTATGGTCATATGATGGTAAGGAGGGAACCCATCGGGGTGTGTGCTGCAATCATTCCCTGGAATCTTCCGGCACTCATCATGAGCTGGAAAATCGGTCCGGTTCTGGCTTCTGGGAATACTATGGTCCTCAAGCCCTCATCAACAGCACCTCTGACATGTCTGACCCTTGTAGGACACCTCTATGAAGCAGGTCTTCCCCCGTCTGTCGTCCGGATAGTGACTGGGTCTGGAGATGAGGTGGGGGAAGCATTGGCACGGCACCAGGATATTAGAGCCTTATCATTTACCGGAGCAGTCCGGACCGGAATCAGAGTCGCTGAGATCGCAGCACCAACCCTTAAAAAGACAATTCTGGAACTCGGGGGAAGTGATGCGATGATTGTCTGTCAGGATGCAGATCCTGATCTTGCGGCAAAAGGTGCTGTTTCGGGGCGTTTTTTTAACTGTGGTCAGACCTGTACGGCTATTAAACGTGTTTTTGTTGATAAAAAAATCTCTGATCAGTTCATCCGAAGAGTTCGCGAATATGCCGGAGCCCTTAAAGTAGGAAACGGTCTTGAAAAAGGTGTGGATATGGGACCGGTACACACGATGAGCCAACGTGATGCTCTCCATTCCCAAGTTGAAGAGACGATTACCCGGGAGATGGCGACCGTACTCTGTGGAGGTACCCTTCCTGATTCCTCATCATGTATGGGAAGTTTTTACCATCCCACCATTCTGACAGATGTGGATCCGGATGCTCCGGTGATGAACAATGAGGTTTTTGGTCCGGTGCTTCCGATATCCACGTTTGATAGTCTTGAGGAAGCGATTACCCGTGCCAATGCAACACGGTTTGGTCTTGGAGCATCGATATGGACTCATGATATGCGAATTATATCAAAAGCAACTGAGGAACTCAAAGCCGGAATCGTCTGGGTAAACCAACACCTGAGAATACCGCCTGAAGTTCCATTTGGGGGGACGAAATTCTC